One genomic region from Flammeovirga agarivorans encodes:
- a CDS encoding OmpW family outer membrane protein, translating into MKNFKNLLLTISVLLLGATASFAQDNIVGITYSMAVPTTGVNNYINEASFSGVNVEYRKFLNDNLSVGANIGWNYFQQSNGTQTYYGDNGAITGEEFRDSDILQTMVTSHYYFGEEGGIRPYIGVGVGAAGNYFDNQVGGIAVVDHYWSFAVTPEVGVLAPLGGSGTYLLTNVKYNYMTEAKGYGDYGFWSFNIGLAFDF; encoded by the coding sequence ATGAAAAACTTTAAAAATCTTCTTTTAACAATCTCAGTACTTTTATTGGGAGCGACAGCATCTTTTGCTCAAGATAATATTGTGGGTATCACATACAGTATGGCTGTACCGACAACGGGAGTGAATAATTACATCAATGAAGCATCATTTTCTGGTGTAAATGTAGAATACAGAAAATTCTTAAACGATAACCTTTCTGTAGGAGCAAATATTGGATGGAATTACTTCCAACAGAGTAATGGAACACAAACTTATTATGGTGATAATGGAGCAATTACGGGTGAAGAATTTAGAGATTCGGATATTCTTCAGACAATGGTAACATCTCATTATTACTTTGGTGAAGAAGGTGGAATCAGACCTTATATCGGCGTGGGAGTAGGTGCTGCTGGTAACTATTTCGATAACCAAGTAGGAGGAATTGCAGTAGTAGATCACTATTGGAGTTTTGCAGTAACTCCAGAAGTTGGTGTTTTAGCACCTCTAGGTGGTAGTGGTACTTATCTTCTAACAAATGTGAAATACAACTATATGACAGAAGCTAAAGGATATGGAGACTATGGATTTTGGTCTTTTAATATTGGGTTAGCCTTTGATTTCTAA
- a CDS encoding alpha/beta hydrolase, whose product MSSSVIYIPAENKQFSQPIILIHGALFSAEAWRGNFLEFFPKQGYDTYAISLSGHGNQGNKLLLNLYGIDDFTEDVVQLITSLEEKPILIGHSMGGLVAQMVAQKVSLTSVILLAAVPPYGVFRPMLQHMFSAPISLTKFAASTLFPFWKFFKTEAPEGIYSTLPTREVQLHVNKNIQRESLKAMIEMLIRDFNIEPKKVTCPMHHIGFKDDKIIFPEDVIKTASFYQQEYKIFDNMAHAFMFEPNWEIVGKYISDWMTKNH is encoded by the coding sequence ATGTCATCTAGTGTCATTTATATTCCTGCTGAAAACAAACAATTTTCCCAACCTATTATATTAATACATGGTGCTTTGTTTAGTGCAGAAGCATGGAGAGGAAACTTTCTAGAATTTTTCCCAAAACAAGGATATGACACCTATGCTATTAGTTTAAGTGGACATGGAAACCAAGGAAATAAGTTACTGCTAAACTTATACGGAATTGATGATTTTACTGAAGACGTCGTCCAACTCATTACAAGCCTAGAAGAGAAACCAATACTTATTGGACATTCAATGGGAGGGCTTGTTGCACAAATGGTAGCACAAAAAGTAAGTCTAACTTCTGTTATTTTGCTAGCAGCAGTTCCTCCTTATGGAGTATTTAGACCTATGTTACAGCATATGTTTTCAGCTCCTATCAGCTTAACTAAATTTGCCGCTTCTACACTTTTTCCGTTTTGGAAATTCTTTAAAACTGAAGCTCCTGAAGGTATTTATTCTACTTTACCAACAAGGGAAGTTCAATTACATGTCAATAAGAATATCCAAAGGGAATCGTTAAAAGCAATGATAGAAATGCTTATTCGAGACTTTAATATTGAACCTAAAAAAGTAACCTGCCCAATGCATCACATTGGTTTCAAAGATGATAAAATTATTTTTCCGGAGGATGTAATTAAAACTGCATCATTCTACCAACAGGAGTACAAGATTTTCGATAACATGGCTCATGCTTTTATGTTTGAACCAAATTGGGAAATTGTTGGGAAATATATTTCAGACTGGATGACAAAGAATCATTAA
- a CDS encoding DUF4136 domain-containing protein produces the protein MTKHFTSILLLVSLMTSCGSLQDNPDEVSDYDTVITHEDPSYENSFSTARTFGMPDYVIHPSEDNESLSNYELSSTDQVILDQAMDNMLAAGYTYVEETSGEKPDLIVLPYSFDVSYAGTVTAWPTYDWWYDYWGWGGFYPGWGGYYPYYGYPVSAVYAYDQGTVVLEIADNREVVKDNGEEKTPIIWQGILNGTETNTIDNQNRIVTGIDQMFTQSPYISTSK, from the coding sequence ATGACCAAGCACTTTACATCAATTCTATTATTAGTAAGTCTAATGACTTCATGTGGCAGTTTACAAGATAATCCTGATGAAGTATCGGATTATGATACAGTGATCACTCACGAAGATCCAAGTTATGAGAATAGCTTTTCTACTGCTAGAACATTTGGAATGCCGGATTATGTTATCCATCCATCAGAAGATAACGAATCTCTTTCAAATTATGAGTTATCTTCTACGGACCAAGTAATCCTTGATCAAGCCATGGACAACATGTTAGCAGCAGGGTATACTTATGTGGAAGAAACTTCTGGAGAAAAGCCAGACTTAATTGTATTACCTTATTCTTTTGATGTGTCTTATGCCGGTACTGTTACTGCATGGCCAACATACGATTGGTGGTATGATTACTGGGGATGGGGCGGTTTCTACCCTGGTTGGGGTGGATATTATCCTTATTATGGCTATCCTGTATCAGCTGTTTATGCTTATGACCAAGGTACTGTTGTTTTAGAAATTGCAGACAACAGAGAGGTAGTAAAAGATAACGGTGAAGAAAAAACACCTATTATCTGGCAGGGTATCTTAAACGGAACAGAAACCAATACAATTGATAACCAAAACAGAATTGTTACTGGTATTGATCAAATGTTTACACAATCTCCTTATATCTCAACATCTAAATAA
- the tpiA gene encoding triose-phosphate isomerase — MRQKIVAGNWKMNLLKEDAEVLASEVANMAKDETPSDVTVIMCTPFIHLSKVKSIVGNSANVFVGAQNCYTEPKGAYTGEISAAQLASYGIDYVILGHSERREYFGESNAMLATKTDAVIANGMKPIFCFGEVLEEREAGTQKAVVEKQLSEGLFHLSAEDFGKVVLAYEPVWAIGTGKTATSAQAQEMHKDIRDMIAAKYGQEVADATSILYGGSAKPSNAQELFAQPDVDGGLIGGASLVSRDFIDISKSY, encoded by the coding sequence ATGAGACAAAAGATCGTAGCAGGTAACTGGAAAATGAATCTTCTTAAAGAAGATGCTGAAGTATTAGCTTCTGAAGTAGCAAACATGGCTAAAGATGAAACACCTTCAGATGTTACTGTTATTATGTGTACTCCATTTATCCACTTGAGCAAAGTAAAATCAATCGTTGGTAATTCTGCGAATGTATTTGTTGGTGCTCAAAACTGTTACACAGAGCCAAAAGGAGCTTATACAGGAGAAATTTCTGCTGCTCAATTAGCATCTTATGGTATTGATTACGTAATCTTAGGTCACTCTGAGCGTCGTGAATATTTTGGTGAGTCTAATGCTATGTTAGCAACAAAAACTGATGCAGTTATTGCTAACGGTATGAAGCCAATCTTCTGTTTTGGTGAAGTATTAGAAGAGCGTGAGGCTGGTACTCAAAAAGCTGTAGTAGAGAAGCAATTATCAGAAGGTTTATTCCACCTTTCTGCTGAGGACTTCGGTAAAGTAGTTTTAGCATACGAGCCAGTTTGGGCTATCGGTACTGGTAAAACAGCTACATCTGCACAAGCACAAGAAATGCACAAAGATATCCGTGATATGATTGCTGCTAAATATGGTCAAGAAGTTGCTGATGCTACTTCAATCTTATATGGTGGTTCTGCTAAGCCAAGCAACGCTCAAGAATTATTCGCTCAACCAGACGTTGACGGTGGTTTAATTGGTGGTGCTTCATTAGTATCAAGAGACTTTATCGATATCAGCAAGTCTTACTAA
- a CDS encoding amidohydrolase family protein: MRFNKYIVAFIGILGICQISQAQVPSPGEKQNKGIVLKGGTVHDGNGNVKENTDVAFIDGKISFIGNNFSDAEYSVINVQGKHLYPGFILPTSPLGLVEIEAVSASSDTYETGKSNPEVRSVIAYNTDSHVIPTVRSNGVLVEQVMPQGGLFSGRSSIVQLDAWNWEDAIVKENDGQHLHWPKKYYQNSWTNPDKSLQTSKSYYKTVDLIEQTLMDAEAYSMAPTPNVPDFPLEALKGIFQGTEKLYIHVDEAKSIISSVKLAQKYHIKDIVVVGGADAWLITDFLKENDIPVLLTDVHSLPTREQDDVDLPFKRAKLLSDAGVLVGLTHSSASNSRNLPFYAGTLVAYGVSQEDALKMITSNTATILGIEKQFGSLETGKSATLIISEGDVLDMRTSIITHAFIDGRTVDLNNKHEMLYQKFKKKYDN; the protein is encoded by the coding sequence ATGAGATTCAATAAATATATCGTTGCTTTTATTGGAATATTGGGTATCTGTCAAATATCACAAGCACAGGTTCCTTCTCCAGGAGAAAAGCAAAACAAAGGAATTGTATTAAAAGGAGGTACCGTCCATGATGGCAATGGCAATGTAAAAGAAAATACTGATGTTGCTTTTATTGATGGAAAGATCTCCTTCATTGGAAATAATTTTTCTGATGCTGAATATTCCGTTATTAACGTACAAGGAAAACATCTATACCCAGGGTTTATCCTGCCCACATCTCCTCTTGGATTGGTTGAAATTGAAGCTGTAAGTGCTTCGAGTGATACCTATGAAACTGGTAAGAGTAATCCTGAAGTGAGATCTGTGATAGCATATAATACGGATTCTCATGTAATTCCAACCGTACGCTCTAATGGTGTTTTAGTTGAGCAAGTGATGCCACAAGGTGGCCTATTTTCTGGCCGATCTTCGATTGTCCAACTTGATGCTTGGAACTGGGAAGATGCCATTGTAAAAGAAAATGACGGACAACACTTACACTGGCCAAAAAAGTATTACCAGAATTCATGGACAAACCCCGACAAGAGTTTACAAACCAGTAAATCATACTATAAAACAGTAGATCTTATTGAGCAAACATTAATGGATGCAGAAGCTTATTCTATGGCTCCAACTCCTAATGTTCCTGATTTTCCTTTAGAAGCATTAAAAGGTATTTTCCAAGGAACTGAGAAGCTATATATACATGTAGATGAAGCTAAAAGTATAATATCTTCTGTGAAATTAGCTCAAAAGTATCATATCAAAGATATCGTTGTTGTTGGTGGTGCAGATGCATGGTTAATCACCGATTTCTTAAAGGAAAATGATATTCCGGTATTATTGACCGATGTTCATAGTCTCCCTACAAGAGAACAGGATGATGTTGACCTACCTTTCAAAAGAGCAAAATTATTATCTGATGCAGGTGTTCTTGTTGGATTAACTCATTCCTCAGCATCAAACTCCAGAAACCTTCCTTTCTATGCCGGTACATTGGTGGCATATGGAGTAAGTCAAGAAGATGCTTTGAAAATGATCACTTCTAATACTGCTACTATTTTAGGTATTGAAAAGCAATTTGGTTCGCTTGAAACTGGAAAGTCAGCTACTCTTATTATCAGCGAAGGTGATGTACTAGATATGAGAACAAGTATTATCACCCATGCGTTTATTGATGGTAGAACAGTTGATTTGAACAATAAGCATGAAATGCTATACCAAAAGTTTAAGAAGAAATACGATAACTAA
- a CDS encoding amidohydrolase family protein — MNKLSLFICAFMAIGNVLFAQETFTINGVRDDRSNFYAFTHATVHISPTKTLNNASIVIKNGKIQSVNSSNDIPKGAAEINVEGKHIYASFIDANSSYGMPEVKKGSFWSFSKPESIGSQNPKAYNANDAINANTNAADLFKSKESDAKTMRSIGFGTAVTFLPDGVARGTSALVTFGKGKANELMLDSKVGAHYAFSKGSSQQMYPVSTMGYVALLRQTYYDAQWYAAGGHEQFTDLTLEAFNTNQNLPQFFFAQDRFDIERAAKVANEFNKTYIYLGNGDEYQDIVSIKNLGSAIIVPVNYPQALDVKDPIDAMNASFADMKHWELAPTNLSVLSKAEVEFSITTSKLKKKGDFLKNIRLAVKQGLSEEDALAALTTVPAKFVNASDRLGTLESGKIANLIITSDNIFEKGDILENWIRGKRFVVKSWNQDDFRGDYTLQVANKEYQLEVTGDTPQSAKWKININDSTALDTKAKLHDGMLTLSFAADTSKSTHQIRLSGWADQKGNFSGEGKDIAGNWLKWSAIKGTKPEETSEKTKGKDTNSTTDAIGSVIYPFNAYGSDQVPTQETILITNATVWTNENEGILKDTDVLIKDGKIAQIGKRLKANKKTKVIDGTGKHLTAGIIDEHSHIALFSVNDVAVMSSMVRMEDVINPNDVNIYRQLAGGVTSAQLLHGSANPVGGQSAIIKLRWGKTNPNDMLFEGAEPFIKFALGENVKRSSWPMSHRFPQSRMGVEAVYIDGFSRAKAYDQAQKSFDGDGLAPRKDLQLEALAQIVNSERFISCHSYVQSEINMLMHVADQFDFNVNTFTHILEGYKVADKMAAHGAGASTFSDWWAYKFEVYEAIPHNAALIASQGVTVAINSDDAEMARRLNQEAAKSVKYAGMPEEDALKMVTLNPAKLLHIDDQVGSIKVGKSGDVVLWTDHPLSIYAKAEYTMIDGTIYYSMKKDEQLRKAMKAERARLVSKMQEAEKNGASVKEVAPKANHLLHCDHLHLD, encoded by the coding sequence ATGAACAAACTATCACTATTCATTTGTGCCTTTATGGCCATTGGAAATGTTCTGTTTGCACAAGAAACTTTTACTATTAATGGTGTCAGGGATGATAGAAGTAATTTCTATGCATTTACCCATGCAACAGTTCATATTTCCCCAACAAAAACACTCAATAATGCATCCATCGTCATAAAAAACGGAAAAATTCAGAGTGTGAATTCCTCTAATGATATTCCAAAAGGTGCTGCTGAAATTAATGTTGAAGGAAAACATATTTACGCGTCCTTTATTGATGCTAATTCCAGTTATGGTATGCCAGAAGTAAAAAAAGGAAGCTTTTGGTCGTTCTCAAAACCAGAAAGTATTGGTTCCCAAAACCCTAAGGCCTACAACGCAAATGATGCCATCAATGCCAATACAAATGCAGCAGACTTATTTAAGAGTAAAGAATCAGATGCCAAAACTATGCGTTCTATTGGTTTTGGTACAGCAGTAACTTTTTTACCTGATGGTGTTGCTAGAGGAACATCTGCTTTAGTTACTTTCGGGAAGGGCAAAGCCAATGAGTTAATGCTTGACTCTAAAGTGGGAGCACACTATGCTTTTAGCAAAGGGTCTTCTCAACAAATGTACCCTGTATCTACAATGGGGTATGTCGCATTGTTACGTCAAACGTATTATGATGCCCAATGGTACGCTGCCGGCGGACATGAACAGTTTACAGATTTAACTTTGGAAGCTTTTAACACCAACCAAAATTTACCTCAATTCTTCTTTGCACAAGATCGTTTTGATATTGAAAGAGCTGCAAAAGTGGCCAATGAATTCAACAAGACATATATCTATTTAGGTAATGGAGATGAATATCAAGATATCGTTTCAATAAAGAATTTAGGTAGTGCTATTATTGTACCTGTTAATTACCCTCAGGCATTAGATGTAAAAGACCCGATTGACGCGATGAATGCGAGTTTTGCAGACATGAAACATTGGGAACTTGCCCCTACTAACTTATCTGTTTTATCAAAAGCAGAAGTTGAGTTTTCTATTACCACAAGTAAACTTAAAAAGAAGGGTGATTTCCTTAAAAATATTAGATTAGCGGTAAAGCAAGGACTATCGGAAGAAGATGCATTAGCTGCATTAACAACAGTACCTGCTAAATTTGTTAATGCAAGCGACCGCTTAGGTACATTAGAAAGTGGGAAAATAGCTAACCTGATCATCACTTCAGATAATATCTTCGAAAAAGGCGATATTCTTGAAAACTGGATTAGAGGTAAACGCTTTGTGGTAAAATCATGGAATCAAGATGATTTCAGAGGCGATTATACCTTACAAGTAGCAAATAAAGAGTATCAGTTAGAGGTAACTGGAGATACACCTCAATCTGCAAAGTGGAAAATCAACATTAATGATTCCACTGCATTGGATACTAAGGCAAAACTACACGACGGAATGTTGACCTTATCTTTTGCTGCAGATACTAGTAAAAGTACACACCAAATTCGTTTATCAGGATGGGCTGATCAGAAAGGTAATTTCTCAGGAGAAGGAAAAGATATTGCTGGCAATTGGCTAAAATGGTCGGCTATAAAGGGCACTAAACCTGAAGAAACATCAGAAAAGACAAAAGGAAAAGATACTAACAGTACTACCGATGCTATAGGATCGGTTATTTATCCTTTCAATGCTTATGGAAGTGATCAAGTTCCTACTCAAGAGACCATTTTAATTACTAATGCAACTGTTTGGACCAACGAGAATGAAGGAATTCTAAAAGATACCGACGTTCTGATCAAAGATGGTAAGATTGCACAAATAGGAAAAAGGTTAAAAGCCAACAAGAAAACCAAAGTTATTGATGGTACAGGAAAGCACCTTACTGCAGGTATTATTGATGAACATTCTCATATTGCTTTATTCTCAGTAAATGATGTTGCTGTAATGTCTTCAATGGTACGCATGGAAGATGTTATCAATCCAAATGATGTCAATATCTATCGTCAATTAGCGGGAGGTGTTACTTCGGCTCAGTTACTTCATGGGTCTGCTAACCCTGTAGGCGGACAATCGGCTATCATTAAATTACGATGGGGAAAAACAAACCCTAATGATATGTTATTCGAAGGAGCAGAACCTTTTATCAAGTTTGCATTAGGTGAGAATGTCAAACGTTCTAGTTGGCCTATGTCCCATCGATTCCCACAATCCAGAATGGGAGTTGAAGCAGTGTATATTGATGGATTCAGTAGAGCAAAAGCTTATGATCAGGCTCAAAAATCATTTGATGGTGATGGCTTAGCGCCAAGAAAAGATTTACAATTAGAAGCACTTGCACAGATTGTAAATAGTGAACGTTTTATTTCTTGTCACTCTTACGTACAATCAGAAATTAATATGCTAATGCATGTTGCCGATCAATTTGACTTTAATGTAAATACTTTTACTCATATTCTTGAGGGGTATAAAGTAGCTGATAAAATGGCAGCACATGGTGCAGGAGCATCAACCTTCTCAGATTGGTGGGCCTATAAATTTGAAGTGTATGAAGCAATTCCTCACAATGCTGCATTAATAGCTAGTCAAGGTGTTACAGTAGCTATTAATTCGGATGATGCTGAAATGGCGCGTCGATTAAATCAAGAGGCCGCCAAGTCTGTAAAATATGCTGGTATGCCTGAAGAGGATGCATTAAAAATGGTTACGTTAAATCCTGCAAAGCTTCTTCATATAGATGATCAAGTAGGATCCATAAAAGTAGGTAAGTCTGGCGATGTTGTGTTGTGGACTGATCACCCATTGTCTATATATGCCAAAGCAGAATATACAATGATTGATGGTACCATTTATTATTCGATGAAAAAAGACGAACAACTACGTAAAGCGATGAAAGCTGAGAGAGCTCGTCTGGTCAGTAAAATGCAAGAGGCAGAAAAGAATGGAGCTTCTGTAAAAGAAGTGGCTCCAAAAGCTAACCACTTATTACACTGTGACCATTTACACCTTGATTAA